In Leptodesmis sichuanensis A121, the following are encoded in one genomic region:
- a CDS encoding alpha-isopropylmalate synthase regulatory domain-containing protein, with protein MRTALVTANVFQNALANRDACWPYYAELLRRLAAQPITWYMTSFDYALAITFWSISKLGSRLAGDPACQEAYQDMLRRVRVCPIDEDIVEGANKYHINFCDALRVACARDRFVDCIVTWEPHQFARSREEHNQVQLNECFTFPIRVEDGESGEMIYLEIDIFSVRAFLLNLQQNELQERRRWRSRRSQRFYLEDFSLHTGSTHDAAITLRDLTGRSLQGNATGNTPIDALQKAIDQAVDQQVEIPTRYLSRWFVPPATLFGADAPIEVVIGVECAGSSYETGASHSNVLQAAAEAYIQVINRICSDFSHFPDVS; from the coding sequence ATGCGTACTGCCCTCGTGACTGCAAACGTTTTTCAGAATGCTTTAGCCAATCGGGATGCATGCTGGCCCTACTACGCTGAACTGCTGCGTAGACTCGCGGCCCAGCCGATCACGTGGTATATGACGAGCTTTGACTATGCCCTGGCCATCACCTTTTGGAGCATTTCCAAACTGGGATCTCGGTTGGCAGGGGATCCCGCTTGCCAGGAAGCCTATCAGGACATGCTAAGACGAGTCAGGGTATGTCCTATTGACGAAGATATTGTGGAAGGAGCCAACAAATACCACATCAACTTTTGTGATGCTTTGAGAGTGGCCTGTGCCCGCGATCGCTTTGTCGATTGTATTGTCACCTGGGAACCACACCAGTTTGCCCGCTCTAGGGAAGAACACAATCAGGTGCAATTGAACGAATGCTTTACCTTTCCCATTCGAGTGGAAGATGGGGAATCCGGGGAAATGATTTACCTGGAAATAGACATCTTCTCCGTCAGGGCCTTTTTGCTCAACCTCCAACAGAACGAATTGCAGGAACGGCGACGCTGGCGATCGCGGCGATCGCAGCGGTTCTATTTAGAAGACTTTTCCTTGCACACGGGCAGCACTCATGACGCCGCTATTACCCTGCGTGATTTAACGGGTCGAAGTTTGCAGGGCAACGCCACTGGCAACACCCCGATTGATGCCCTGCAAAAAGCGATCGATCAGGCCGTCGATCAGCAAGTAGAAATTCCCACCCGTTACCTGAGCCGTTGGTTTGTCCCTCCAGCCACCCTATTTGGTGCAGATGCTCCCATAGAGGTGGTGATTGGTGTGGAGTGTGCCGGATCCAGTTATGAGACAGGAGCCAGTCACAGCAATGTGCTTCAGGCTGCGGCTGAGGCTTATATCCAAGTAATTAACCGCATCTGTTCCGATTTTTCCCACTTTCCCGATGTCTCTTAA